A single window of Zea mays cultivar B73 chromosome 10, Zm-B73-REFERENCE-NAM-5.0, whole genome shotgun sequence DNA harbors:
- the LOC542754 gene encoding beta-farnesene synthase, giving the protein MASHPAHRSSKAADEELPKASSTFHPSLWGSFFLTYQPPTAPQRANMKERAEVLRERVRKVLKGSTTDQLPETVNLILTLQRLGLGYYYENEIDKLLHQIYSNSDYNVKDLNLVSQRFYLLRKNGYDVPSDVFLSFKTEEGGFACAAADTRSLLSLYNAAYLRKHGEEVLDEAISSTRLRLQDLLGRLLPESPFAKEVSSSLRTPLFRRVGILEARNYIPIYETEATRNEAVLELAKLNFNLQQLDFCEELKHCSAWWNEMIAKSKLTFVRDRIVEEYFWMNGACYDPPYSLSRIILTKITGLITIIDDMFDTHGTTEDCMKFAEAFGRWDESAIHLLPEYMKDFYILMLETFQSFEDALGPEKSYRVLYLKQAMERLVELYSKEIKWRDDDYVPTMSEHLQVSAETIATIALTCSAYAGMGDMSIRKETFEWALSFPQFIRTFGSFVRLSNDVVSTKREQTKDHSPSTVHCYMKEHGTTMDDACEKIKELIEDSWKDMLEQSLALKGLPKVVPQLVFDFSRTTDNMYRDRDALTSSEALKEMIQLLFVEPIPE; this is encoded by the exons ATGGCGTCTCATCCAGCACATCGTTCCAGCAAGGCAGCTGATGAGGAGCTGCCAAAGGCTTCTTCGACCTTTCACCCAAGTCTGTGGGGCAGTTTCTTCCTGACCTACCAGCCGCCAACTGCACCTCAG CGAGCAAACATGAAAGAACGAGCTGAGGTTTTAAGAGAACGTGTTAGGAAGGTTTTGAAGGGCTCGACGACTGATCAACTACCAGAAACAGTGAATCTTATATTAACATTGCAAAGACTTGGACTGGGTTACTACTACGAGAACGAGATAGACAAGTTGCTGCACCAAATTTACAGCAACTCCGATTACAATGTGAAAGATCTTAACTTGGTTTCGCAGCGGTTCTACCTTCTTCGAAAGAACGGCTACGATGTGCCATCAG ATGTATTTCTGAGCTTCAAAACAGAAGAAGGCGGCTTCGCCTGTGCTGCTGCTGACACGAGAAGCTTGTTAAGCTTATATAACGCAGCATATCTGAGGAAGCATGGAGAGGAGGTACTAGACGAAGCGATTTCATCGACTAGACTCCGCCTCCAAGATCTCCTTGGACGACTTCTTCCAGAATCGCCATTTGCAAAGGAGGTGTCTTCTTCCCTTCGTACCCCTCTCTTCAGAAGGGTTGGGATACTAGAAGCGAGAAACTACATACCCATTTACGAAACGGAGGCGACGCGAAACGAAGCCGTATTGGAGCTTGCGAAACTGAATTTTAACCTTCAGCAACTTGATTTCTGTGAAGAGCTAAAGCATTGCTCAGC GTGGTGGAACGAGATGATAGCCAAATCAAAGCTGACCTTTGTTAGAGATAGAATTGTAGAGGAGTATTTCTGGATGAATGGAGCATGCTATGATCCGCCGTACTCCCTTTCCCGAATTATACTGACAAAGATCACGGGACTTATTACAATAATCGATGATATGTTTGATACACATGGTACCACTGAAGATTGCATGAAATTCGCTGAAGCGTTTGGCAG ATGGGACGAAAGTGCAATACATCTCCTTCCAGAGTACATGAAGGATTTCTACATATTGATGTTGGAGACATTTCAGTCATTTGAGGATGCTTTAGGGCCAGAGAAGAGCTACCGTGTGCTTTACCTAAAACAGGCG ATGGAGCGTTTAGTTGAGCTATACTCCAAggaaataaaatggcgtgatgatGATTATGTGCCGACAATGAGTGAACACCTCCAGGTTTCAGCAGAGACCATCGCAACCATTGCTCTAACATGTTCTGCATATGCTGGGATGGGTGATATGTCGATAAGAAAGGAGACCTTCGAGTGGGCTTTGAGCTTTCCTCAATTTATAAGAACTTTTGGTTCATTTGTACGGCTCTCCAACGATGTCGTATCGACCAAG CGTGAGCAAACAAAAGACCATAGTCCCTCCACTGTCCATTGTTACATGAAGGAGCATGGAACGACCATGGACGATGCATGTGAAAAGATAAAGGAGCTTATCGAAGATTCATGGAAGGATATGCTAGAGCAATCCCTTGCGCTGAAAGGGCTCCCAAAGGTTGTGCCACAGCTAGTGTTTGACTTCTCAAGAACCACGGATAATATGTACAGGGATCGTGACGCATTGACCTCTTCGGAAGCACTCAAGGAAATGATACAGCTACTGTTTGTGGAGCCAATACCCGAATGA